DNA from Gambusia affinis linkage group LG06, SWU_Gaff_1.0, whole genome shotgun sequence:
aactcatattaattcaaatacGTTATTGTCGATCTTTATGGTTCACGTTATTAaacttataaaatataacaaaacagaaacttgtTCGAttgctgaatagaaaaataaaaaatgaaatgagtaAAAACAGAGAGAGTATGTAtatttcaagactttttaaTGCTGgcttaaattcaatttaagatcacaaactctaaatataaaagTTGGCTACAGAACTGAACCAGTGGCAAAAACGAAGGTCTAAATTTGCTAACTAGccattagcagctagttagcggtagcctcgaCCGCCTGAAGTCACAGAACGCAATGAAGGTAAATAAAACTGCTGCCTGACAGGAAAGTAACGCAAGAAAAAAGAATCCCTACAAGTTTGAATAGTTCCTCAACGACAGTATAAGACCTGCGATCAGCATATTTACATTTAGCCGATTTAAGCAACAAGCCTGAGTTTGTCCACTCACAGCGTCAGTGTATCCCTCCACGTTCTGCTCGTCATGTGCATCTAGAAGTTTCTGTTGGGACAAAAACCCactagaataaaaacacattaaatagcAAATAATAGCAccgtacaaaatgtgtttcattattCAACCATGTTTAAATTTATACCAGCTGATAATCCAACCAtccaaatgcaaataaaaccgTTTTTAACAGTTATAACAAGTAAAGTTACtgatttttatatgtaaaagttgtttaaaaagaccaaaaaaaggagcaaaatacAATAAACGCCTCAAAGAACGCATCAAATGTGTTACTTCAACTAAATAGAAGAGCAGACCtccaacatttaattaaatctgaGCTTTTGATTGATAATATTTCAGTCAGATTAAACATcctggataaaaacaaacaaacaaacaaaaaacaggagcagctctacaaaaacacaaaatctcacaaagtattttggtttagtttcaagtgcaaatatctcatcttattacacttggaaaaatcaaaactatacttgatttaaatcaatagttctttaatattcatgaaaataTCCTgtggcagatcatttcacttataacatggaaaacatTCTTGTAATtcaattttcattatttttcattaatattaaggaattattgacttaatatTTTCAAGCTCTTATTTCtagttgaaaagttacttgtaagttagttttgtcttatttacaaatttaagatatttacacaagaaactacacaaaaacagttgggaatatttttgtgtttgcagtaaaaaaaactacagtaaTGAGGAtcatatttgcttatttttataaacatttatttttaataaatgtctaGATATCAAACAAAAGCCATTATTAGATTAATTCCTCTGCGTGCTTTGCGTTTACTGTCCACTTGATGGCGCTGTGGAGCACAAAGTCTCCTCTCAGTATCTGAATCTTTTTCCTGGAGGAAATCCTGATAAACAGAAGAAAGACAACAACTCCAAGCACATCTGCTCATAATCTCTGATAACCAGGTCAGTAATCAGGCTGTGGGTCATTAAAACGtgtaaatcagattaaaatccTGCCGGGATTTCGCTGCACCTGAAGCTCATTCTAAACCAAAACTGCTACAAAACTCAAACTGAGAATAACCGACTAAAATAATATAACAACACAGGCAGTGTTGTTATATTATGGTAGAGTTTTGTGTACAACCAGCTTTTCTTTAGGTAAAACATGCTTTAAAACaggcttttctttaaaaaatattagtgaaataaaatggGATAGTTTCAGTTTTGCTCCAATATTATACATCAAACTTccacaacaaaattaaactaacGATGCAGTAATCTACATgcctttctttattttgaataaacatGGTACCGTCATTTCAGGAAACTGTAGTTCTACTTTTTATGgtagtttgattttctttcctccttactgaaactaaaaataataatttatattaaaataaaaagtcttatCAACTGAAATTATCTTTACTTTTTCACAAGCAGATTTAGCAACTATATTTGAATATTACTAAGTAAATGTATCTTTTGACTGTAAAGTTTGATGACTAAGTATGAAAAAAAGTCACTCCATGACCTTATTTGGCCTGGTTCTGATCTAAAAATTGATTATGGATCGCCTCAGTGCGTTTTATTAGGATGTTTTCACTCCTAatagactcggttcgattggaGATAAtagttgcaacatttgctacattttcagatgCTGTGGTTTTCTGTCACATTGTATTATGTCAAACTAACCAACCTAAttgaaaacctgttcccctcttcacctgtgggggcgctgcaccatgAACTCCtgaaagaaatgacacaaaaacctctgaagaagacactgagcacaactttcttcttcacaagaatcaaacaaaaatggagtagcatcagattttagcagttgtaggatttttcttttctctgttaaatGAACCATTTTTCCCGTAACCACTAGCATTTGTTtcggttgtatttacccagaatgcactgcactgtagtccacttcctgcttttggagcggtctcctcCTACAAACCCAGTTCTTGGTTtaattaaagtgaactctggtgtgatTTGAATGcttatgtgaacgccaagcggaccggagatcgctccaaaagcaggaagtcgACTACAGCTcggggcattctgggtaagtacaaccaaaacaaacaagctaatCTAGTGCTAGCAGGAGAAAGGACTCGTGTTCTTTTACTAAAGACAAAAGTGAAATCctaaaaactgctaaaatctgacgcttcttcacttttctttacattttgtagagaaggaagttgtgctcagtgtcttcagatgtttttgatgtttccttcagtggttcttggtgcagcgccaccccaggcaaggaggggaactgtttcttttaaagagtttggtttgtttgattcAGTCAGTGTGAAactgaaccacagcagctgaaaatgtagcaaatgttgcaattttgttcTCCAATCGAACTcagtcaggtgtgaaaacacccttagaTTTAACGCAGAAATGCTTAAGAAACCTTTCTCCACGTtgacatttagtcatttttccGTCAGCCTACCTTCAACAGCTTGCACTCTCTGGAGTCTGAAAACGctggaaacatttcttcatACTTCTGCACGGCAAGCTGAGTGGACAGCAAAGAAAACGGCCTTAACACAGGAGCTAACGCCACGCTAGCTTCACAGCTAGGAAATCTAACGTAAATTATTCCCACCTTTGCGTTTAGCATGTCTACACAGAAGTGACACAGCGCCGCCTTGAAGAAGTGATCCTTGGCGCTGTATTTCAGGAGCGTACTGTCCATCGCATGAGTTCCAACCTGCAATCAAGAGCTTACGCTTATTTTACAGATTCTTCGCTCAACAAGACGTCAGAGGCTAAATGTTTAACATCTCACCTGTTCGTAGATCTCTATTGCTTTCTGGTACTGCTCCAGCTGGGCTGCATAGGTCGCAACTTTAAGAAGGCACTTGTTTGCcgaactgaaaaaagaaaagccgtTTAACAAACCTACATGTTTAACTATTTGAAGTAAAGCGCAGAAATTAGatattatctaaaatattcaccTGGTGGATTCTTCACCTTTATAATAATCTGCTGCTTGTTCAAAATGAGCAATGGCCTGTACGtaacaatgtaaacaaaggttatttttaaaaagtaaagggaattaaattaaaatgaatggtTTAATTTTTCACCAACCTTGTCGATGTCCGCCAACTCTGTCTCGTAAATCTCTGCGATGGATATGTGATGCTTCGCTGCGATGGTGAAACGACCCTGAAAACGGACGATGACAACGATTCTTACAAAAATCCGCTTTAACCCAAACTTAATAAAACGGAAACACAAACTCACCATATCTGTGTAAATCTCGATGGCTCGGTTTAAGCAGTTGATAGCCTCTGTAGAGAGAGGAAATATTTAGACGAGAGCAGAAACCCAAACATCTCCAGACATTAATACTCATGTCATGAAAACTAATTCTGCTGCAcgataaattatcccagaagtTACTGCGATGAACGATAATGTTGTCactttgagaccattttcaagtaatgtaatgGTAATAATGccataataatgcaagtacaACATGTCAGATCAATAAACtgttaataaacatttaaatctggaactggaagatattttaaataaatgaacaaaaacaacaaacaaaatagatGCTGAAGTCTTTGTGAATAAAACAGTCCTTGACAAATGGGCTGGATGCACAACAgtgtagaaagaaaaataggtGGACATTTTGAGATTGagcattttcttgtttttttttttttccagagatttctaagtttgaaaactcaaaagtttactacaaaataaatataaattttgagACAAATCTCAgcaatttttcagaaaaaaaaaaacaaaacgtgaaaatctttttaactcagaaatttctacGCGGTctagaaaatgtagaaatcttTCTAACAAATTCGctactttttaaactcaaagattttaaagtttttttctataaaattttcaagattaatctcaaaatttccaagtttttctagaaattttggggattttttatggaaatgtattcctcattttaatttttctatctACAGTTGCTCTAATACGCCGCACCATAGATAAGACTGAATCTTTTTGTCATCCAgtctttggtagaaaaagaaatttgaggAAGGAAATATCAATCatacaaatggaaaatattgattaatgtatttattgcttATATTTTCAGCAGATATATTTAGGCTTTATATCTAAAGtaagataaaatatatattaaaaaagaccaattatttttattcctagtTCCTGGATAAATAAAGCTGAAGGCTTTAAAAACCAGATGGTCAGACCCCCCACAAAGCCTCTACTGAGGATCAGTCTGGAAAAAGCAACCAAACTCAGTCGCCTTAAATCCGTGAACATCAGGAAGCTTTGAACAAATCAGCTAATTAAGCTGAAGAAATGCTGCTCTGTCTGACCggtaacaataaaacaacattttgaccCATTTTCACACAGAATGCAGCAGAACCAAAGACATACAGGAGCCAGTCTGACCTTGTGGATCTGCTTTTTTGAAGGAGTTTCCAGCGTCTATCAGGTTGGTGGCTGCATCGTGTTTGCTCTGCATCTGCAGGTGAAGATGAGCAGCTTTGGAAAACGCATTTCCTGCAGCTGAGAGCAGATGGTTTGGTGTTAAAACAGTGATCATAAATACAGTCGTGAATGAGGAGGAAAGGTCGGCCTTCTTACCACACCAGTTCTTCGCCATCTTGTACATGTTGGCTGCTCTCACATACATGTCACAGGCCTCTTCCGACTTAGAGGAACcgctgaaaaacacacacacacacttctctaATTGATAATGATCTAGACCAGACTTCCTCAAACTGATGGTCCGTGGGCCCTGATGGTCCGTGGGCCCCCTCTACTGGTCGACTGCATGTAATcaactgtttattttctgcgACGCTACAGTTAGCTTAGCAAagaattgtgtttaaaaataataatggataaatgGCTTACGATCTGAAGCTGAAGATACCGGTGGAAAGTTTCTCAGGTTGGGttgcagaacttttgtttttgaatgttattACATAGCATGATGGTGATGAGGTGGTGAACAGCGCTGCGCCGGGcgctgactaactgcatcttaACTCCTAAAATAAAAGGGTTTATGTTGGACTTCCAAAAGTCTGAAAGACATTTTGCCAAAGCCAGtcatatctattttttttatgtttctaaattacaaatagcccTAAAATGTTTATAATGCACACAATACTTGTGGTAGAGAACTTTTttgatttccatgtgttttctATCATTGTAAAGCTTAGACAGCACACTTTCacaatctgtaaataactcaaaatgcccCAAGACATACAAAACAGCGTCACCTTTCACATTaggaggaacaaaaacaatgagTTTAGAGaccaatgttttcatttcaggttgtaTATATTGACGTGTTATTGCAGGGGTAAGTGTTTGTAAAATGGGGTACATTTTTCAGGTCCTCGGCctgaaaaagtttcagaaacACTGATATagacaaaactaaagttttcaTCTCTGTTAGGCTTAAATCGCTGGATGatattgtagttttctgttgaAAAAGGAAGTATCTAGatactagttacatttactgaaTAACATTTACCTGAGtaaagttttgaagaaaaaaaaaacttttaggagTACTTTTACTactctgtactttttactttcactcgagtaatatttctggattttctacccaatGAAtgacaacaaacatgtttcccaaactcagacacacagctgcagtttatattaaagtttcataagttttatattgaaagaaactgatttgggtttgttattttttgttacctttatgaattactttcattttgtccttaaaactccaacattttcacttaactttatattttagtccATCTGATGAcgttattttttaacattaaaagactgttactcagtacttgagtagactttttgccaaatacctttttactcttgagtaatttcttggacggatactttttacttttacttgactaaaaataagttgaagtaGTGTTACTCTTATTTGCGTGAAAACTTTGGTTACTCTGCCATCTCTGGTTCTGTGACATAATAACTAATTCTGCTTTGTCcaagaaattattgcaataaacaataattttgttgttttaaaaccatttacaGTAATATAGCAATAATAGAATATTAATACAAGTGCACGCTCTTAAAGAccaataaaagttaattttgtacAGCACTCTTAACACTCATACCGgaggatatttaaaataatacaaaataaaacaacaacaaccaaaactgtaaacaaaatatattataaagTTCCTGTAAACAATAATTGTGCTTCAAAATGTTAATCATCCTATTGTGATGGACTAATCAGCACCAGTAATGTGCAAACAACCTGGGTTATATCAAGTTTTAGTTCAACAGAAAGGCAGGATGATGACTTGGTTGTTTTTTGCAGCCCAGGAAGGAGCTCCAACTTTCTAATCCTGGCTGGTCTTCCTGTAAGGAGTTTGTAAATTCTCCCTgtgaatctgtttgttttttcccaggTAGTCCTGCTTCCAAAAACACGTCTGTCGGGGGAATCAGTGAGTTTGTGTGCACGGTCTTCTGTCCTGTTTTAGCCCTTTGATGAACTTGTGACTTATCCAGGGTGTGCCCTGCTTCATACTTAAAGAACGTCgtcaggttttcatttttagtgtatttttctttcagtttcttcagtttttatggACACAATATGAATAATCTCAATACATCACATCAGAACATAATTCTTATCACCTTTTGGCTTAATTTGTGgatttactgaatattttagGGGCCTCTGGGAGTTTATTGTAATTTCTAAATACGTTAAGTGGAATATATGTTTTCTAGTTTGATACTATAAACAAACGTGACTGACATGTGACTTGCAAAGATTGACCGCTCCAGTAGGAG
Protein-coding regions in this window:
- the napab gene encoding N-ethylmaleimide-sensitive factor attachment protein, alpha b isoform X2; translation: MDNSGKEKEAAALMAEAEKKLKSSQSFFGALFGGSSKSEEACDMYVRAANMYKMAKNWCAAGNAFSKAAHLHLQMQSKHDAATNLIDAGNSFKKADPQEAINCLNRAIEIYTDMGRFTIAAKHHISIAEIYETELADIDKAIAHFEQAADYYKGEESTSSANKCLLKVATYAAQLEQYQKAIEIYEQVGTHAMDSTLLKYSAKDHFFKAALCHFCVDMLNAKLAVQKYEEMFPAFSDSRECKLLKKLLDAHDEQNVEGYTDAVKEYDTISRLDQWLTTMLLRIKKTIQDDESDLR
- the napab gene encoding N-ethylmaleimide-sensitive factor attachment protein, alpha b isoform X1, giving the protein MDNSGKEKEAAALMAEAEKKLKSSQSFFGALFGGSSKSEEACDMYVRAANMYKMAKNWCGKKADLSSSFTTVFMITVLTPNHLLSAAGNAFSKAAHLHLQMQSKHDAATNLIDAGNSFKKADPQEAINCLNRAIEIYTDMGRFTIAAKHHISIAEIYETELADIDKAIAHFEQAADYYKGEESTSSANKCLLKVATYAAQLEQYQKAIEIYEQVGTHAMDSTLLKYSAKDHFFKAALCHFCVDMLNAKLAVQKYEEMFPAFSDSRECKLLKKLLDAHDEQNVEGYTDAVKEYDTISRLDQWLTTMLLRIKKTIQDDESDLR